A window of the Synchiropus splendidus isolate RoL2022-P1 chromosome 6, RoL_Sspl_1.0, whole genome shotgun sequence genome harbors these coding sequences:
- the elf3 gene encoding ETS-related transcription factor Elf-3, whose translation MASPCLSSVLTHANLTMYPSGIPDLHQQPHLLPGASLHHTNTPAYDCGLSGQWYRQVNPLSWSKENVLEWISDHVEDSGFDASSLSLAYCTMDGSTLCQLDLHQMMGYFGPQIGPRLHQNLQELKTKYELQTLSGPEIKETCTLLDRFFDSLGPNVPKYPLLSTLRFGQAEAAMGHERFDTAEDFDLDTLAMHPIMHHRDGYLSDNQSDSDYSSSPNSAIFGFPSIGSPESGSCESEPEFACPRNSKSQIKTEKGESPLKRPRGRPPKTGRDPSAFYDHSKKNKHAPRGTHLWEFIRDILIHPEKNQGLMKWEDRCEGVFKFLKSEAVAQMWGQKKKNGSMTYEKLSRAMRYYYKREILERVDGRRLVYKFGKNSSGWKVEEIGVGM comes from the exons ATGGCTTCCCCGTGCCTCAGCAGCGTTCTGACCCACGCCAACCTCACCATGTACCCGAGCGGCATCCCTGACCTCCACCAGCAGCCCCACCTGCTGCCCGGCGCCAGCCTGCACCACACCAACACGCCGGCGTACGACTGCGGCCTGAGCG GTCAGTGGTACCGGCAGGTGAACCCACTCTCCTGGAGCAAGGAGAACGTGCTGGAGTGGATCAGTGACCACGTGGAGGACAGCGGCTTTGATGCCAGCAGCCTGAGTCTGGCCTACTGCACCATGGACGGCAGCACCTTGTGCCAGCTGGACCTGCACCAGATGATGGGCTATTTTGGCCCGCAGATCGGTCCGCGCCTCCACCAGAACCTGCAGGAGCTCAAGACCAAATACG AGCTGCAGACTCTCTCCGGGCCTGAGATCAAGGAGACCTGCACGCTGCTGGACCGCTTCTTTGACAGCCTGGGACCCAACGTGCCAAAGTACCCCCTGCTGAGCACCCTGAGATTCGGCCAAG CTGAGGCGGCGATGGGCCACGAGCGCTTCGACACCGCAGAGGACTTCGACCTCGACACACTGGCCATGCATCCCATCATGCACCACAGAGACGGCTACCTGTCTGATAACCAGTCGGACAGCGACTACAGCTCCTCGCCCAACA GCGCCATTTTCGGCTTCCCGAGCATCGGCTCCCCGGAATCTGGCAGCTGTGAGTCCGAGCCGGAGTTCGCCTGTCCCAGGAACTCAA AGTCACAGATCAAGACGGAGAAGGGAGAGTCTCCGCTGAAGCGGCCCCGTGGTCGACCCCCCAAAACTGGACGAGACCCCAGCGCTTTCTACGACCActccaagaaaaacaaacacg CGCCACGCGGCACCCACCTGTGGGAGTTCATCCGGGACATCCTGATCCATCCCGAGAAGAACCAGGGCCTCATGAAGTGGGAGGACCGCTGCGAAGGCGTCTTCAAGTTCCTCAAGTCGGAGGCCGTGGCCCAGATGTGgggtcagaagaagaagaacggcAGCATGACCTACGAGAAGCTCAGTCGCGCCATGAG GTACTACTACAAGAGAGAGATCCTGGAGCGGGTGGACGGCCGGCGCCTGGTCTACAAGTTCGGAAAGAACTCCAGCGGTTGGAAAGTGGAGGAGATCGGCGTGGGCATGTGA